TACCATTGAGCCATTATTGTTTATGCCCCATGTAGTGAATTGATAAAGTGTTTGTGTCAATTGCACTTCTCTATACTTTGACTTTGAGTAGAAGTCATTAAAGAGATTCCTTTGCAGTTGTACCCACAGGTACTCCACTTGCACCAGCTAGCTCCACACTAATGTAGTTGCTGCCGACCACATCAATACCCCCAAAACTAGCCCCACTTTTACCAAACTTGCATATTGACAAATCTATTCCAACTTGTAGCTCACAGTCATTTGGACACTGCTATGTGGGAAAGAAAAAAAGGGCAATTTGCCCTATTTTACAACTTTTAAAAGCAAAGCCTTTTATCTTtagaatgtgtgtgtatatattgcaCATACCGGATATAGTCCTATTTCCCTTGCAGTAACACCCATACGATCCAGACACAAATCTGCATTCCTCATCATCAGTGCACGAGCAAGCTTCATTAAGGGAACTGGGATCTAATGATATTAAGAAACAAGATTAAATGAGAATCTGATTATTTTTGCTTTGTAAAAGTTCTTATAGGCCACTTAGATGACAATACCTTTGGAATTGTCACTTTGGAAGTCCAATATTTTCCACTATTTACAATACTTTTACAAGTACCGTTTAAGGGCGTTTCTTGCTACTTGTAGCTCCTGCTGTGGGACACCTTGTATGGACATAACTTATAGATGTCCTACTTCACTATAAATGCTTATGACATATTAGCATCATTTGTCTAATCTTCGTTATGGGGTTCCAGAACTAAGTACCAGGTACTAGgtacagtgatgagcgaattttttcagcaggcatggattcactgtgaaattccacatttaggcgatcctgtaaaaaaaatctgccctTTCATCCTTCAGCAGTTTAGTGAATTCTTTAAGCATAACTGAACAGATTAACTCATCAGTAACCAGAACAGTTTTTtaggggcaaccaatcagcagttagctttagAATATCGATGCAAATACCCAATAggtactggtgcaatttagcacccatATTATTTCAAGTTGAGGATGTCtaataaaagctggaaagaggaaacAATTGGCTGGAAAACATTTGCACATAGGCATGTTGAAGGGCATTTCTGGAATGAAAAATCactttttcagtaagaaatattattatatatactgcaCACTGGTGCAATCTATAAAATGTACAATGTTTTTTTCACTGATAGATGGGTAACTAAATTCTTTTATGGCTTTGCAAAATTTATAGTAAATTCATATAAATTCAGAATAAaattctttatacattttatttttttttttattgcattcttCTAGATGTTTTAAGTAAGTGTAGACAATGTACCTGTGCAATATGTTAAGTAGCAGCCTGGTGTTCTATTCAGCTTATAGACATGGTATCCACCAGGACAAGCCTTAATCTGTATAGTTGATGACCACCGGCAACAATCTCCAGTCCAATGGGCACAGGCTGTGCGCGTGACAATACCATCAGTTGGAGCGGGATGTGATCCATTTAACCACATAGGTGCATGGGTGCTACACCTCAGTTCTGGAACACAGGATTCTGGCATGCGTATTCCTCCACTTCCAACGAAACGATACCAGCCCATTTTGTCATAGTCACATAGGATGTTTACATATTGTGCATTGGCGGTGCTTCTCCAGGGTTCATTAAGTACTGTGTGGTTGACACATGGATCAGAGCAAGAGTATGAACTGCTAGTCATCGAGCACTCCATACTGCTTCCACACACACCTCTGGCACATTGATcaattccacaataaaatccattgcCAGTGACTCCAGGTGGACACTGACATGTGTAGGTTCCTACATAATTAACACAAACTGCTAATGGATGGCATTTATTCAGGTCTGGGCTGGAACACTCATTAATGTCAACACATGTGCGTCCTGCTCCTTTTGTGTAACCAACAGGACACAAGCAGTCATAGGAGCCAATAGTATTTACACAATATCCATAAGAACAGCTGTTTAACCAGGAATAGGCACATTCATCAACATCTGAGCATGAGAAGCCATCTCCAATGAATCCATCCTTACAGGTACATTGTAAGCGGCCAAGATACACTTCACATGTAGCGTTAGGGTGACAGTCTGAGCAGTTCCCCgtcacttaaaaaaaacaagcaaaataagttgaaatctccagcaGATAGGgattgattaaaaaaatgtaatttttttcagaAGTCTTTAAATGCCTTAGCAGTAATAACAGCCCATATCAATCGTACTTACAATTTTGCAAGAGAAGAAACCCTAGCACTAGCATAGATTATGTGCAGCAAGTATGGCCGTACAAGTGCCATCCAGGCCACAGGTGCCCTCAGCAAGCCCATACAAATAATATTAAATTCATAAAATTATGTTAAACCAGGGGTTCAGTGTGTGTGCATCTGGACCTTAGACGATTTCTGCACATGGTCCCTCTGTGTTTAACCAGGCcaccatttttccttttttatatttctaatgGATGTATTTTAAAAGGTTAATAAATAATGGTCGTGCCTTTGATTCTCATTGAATGTCTATAAGTTTTTATAGAATGTCATACTCACCTTACATAATTTCAACATAGGGCATGGTTTTGCATCTTATGGGGCATAGGCTGAACAAATCTGGGAGTGTGTTTAGCCAAATGTTATTGATATTAATATTTCATAAATGTCAATGCAGGGCTTACTAAGATACTCATATCCTGTAAAGTAACATACAGTAAAACTATCCAGCATTAAGCTCAATTCAGATATGCTTGGGGTATAGTAGCACTTTAATTCAATGAAGCCTTCCCTTTTTACACACTTAAGAAATTACCATAAACTTAAAAAAACACCATTCTTTGTTCATCCATTTAGATATTGTTAATGAAAGCCAACTTACATGACGTGTTGAAAactgcaagagaaaaaaaatgtgtaattaaaaactaaacatatttcaaataaaattaaacaataaaaacagcCTTATGTCTATCTGTTCTTCATGTGTCTATTTTATATTATGTGATCTGCAATATCTTCCCAGCCATTTGGTATACATAACACTAATTTGCACAGTAAATACTTGCAAGATATAGAGACTTTTTGCAAAGGCCTACCTCTTTTTATCTTTCTTCATATGCGGACCCTACATCATGGTAGGGTAGTCAGTAAGGACAGTGTTCCTAAGTAAATGTGGCCCAGGCATGAGCAGTAATGAAGAACACCAGCTCTGTTCCAACAGGAGATTCATACCCACTGCCACCTCTGCTTCCCCCAGAGGCTAAGTAAATGCTGTCTTTGATTACTATTACAACTGAAAACTTTTGATTTCTGCTTAATTAAAAGTAATTGAGAAAATTCTTTTGCAAAGTCCCAGTACTGGCAGGATTCTGCAAGAGGTGAACATCCACTCAAAGAGGTTGTATCAACATTTTATGAAAccaaactttgtttttttataaaacattcattttgatgaaatgtttcagtacaaatgtttcattttatcACAACTTCAGCTCAACCTTGACTGTTTTTCATCTCACTCACCCTACTTATAAAGACCTTCAACATGTCCTTTTGAAAAATAGAGAAGTCATTGATATTGTAATATATGTCAATTACTGAAGTACAGTACGTGCATTAGTATTTCTACGTTGGAGAATATTTTGACATTTGCACCTCAAGAATTATTTCAGCACTGTTTTAAATTATGCAAAAACATCCCACTTTCACACTTTAACAACTGGGGATTATAATACTTTATTATCATGAATGTTTTATTCTGTACCTGTGAATGCCTCCACCCGAATAGCATGAGAACCAATCGAATTGACAACTATGGTCCATTCTCCTATGGCAGGATTTTTAATCTGCAATATTGAGCCCCAGATTTCAAATACAATTGTATTCATATTTGGGTCTTTAGCTGAAAgagtagaaaatatatatatgttttatttttcttttgcaagAGACACAGTTGGATATTTAGAAAGAATAAGTAATTAGCAGTTCATTTTAGGTAATGGTTGATAGGTCAGCACTCCTGACTTATCTGGCAGCGTACTGGCTCAAAATGATGGCATCCTCAATCAATGcgtaataaaatattatttatatatcagaAGAGCAGGCTTGATAATCCCAGGGGCCATGAAGAGGAGTATGGTGTGATGGGTCTGCATGTAGTCTGTTTATTGGCAAAGGCCAGATAAAACAAAACAACCAGATTTTTCCTACCAATTGGACGACTAGATTAGACATTTCaacaaatgagcaaatctgtcctattaTGACCAGCTTTAGTGCAGAATATTGAATGCCAAAGTTTTTCTTTGTCCCTGTGCTTTGGTCCCACCCAAGTTTATTTAGCACCTTTAAAGGCAATCTAAACTCTTGCTTAACCATATTTTGTTTATATGTCACTGGCATACTTTAACATATTAAAGTtaaaagggttaaagcatgctgggtgctgttgtccagcaacatcaggtttgCATTCTTAAAGCAACAGTGTTTTTTCCAAACTTTGATTAAATGCAAAATAGTTTTCCAATGTATAGATCTGACTCCATATTCTTTGTACCTTCATTTGAAAATGGTAAACAGCATTCTCGTTGGTGAAGTTTCACCATCTATAATTATGCAtctgtaattacttttttttaaacaaatcctGCAGAGAACTAGGGTGtgcaaggggcagatttatgcaGGGGTTTAAGGTATAAGAAAAATTGGATAGATACAAAAATTGATAATTTGATATCTCAGATAAGACCAATTTTGTTTGTAAATTTGCACAATACACAGAGAGTTccccttttatatatttatcatttcatAATTGTATTACAGAGTCCATATAATGCCTGTCAGTCTAGTCCTTGTTCAGTGGTTCAATGCAGAAATATTAGGTCAAGAGAAGCTGAAACAGAAGCCCTTTATGCCCACATTTGGGCAAAAATGTAGTATGTGTGGAAATGCCCTTCAGTCATTTATAAATTTAGTAGGCATACTGCAAGCAGTGATCCTTATATAGATAAAAATTATATAGGGATATGGGCAACTCTCTGCCCAAAAGCCAGTTGATACAAGAAAGACCTACAATTATAACTTGGACTTTGAATCTATTAAcctattttttatgatttttttttcatttagttaGTATCAGTTAGACTAGTCAAAATGGGGAAATAAACTGTGTTTATAGTTCTAAATATATGACACAAACAATAAACTTCACTCCATATTAGTGATGGAAAGAAAGCACAGCAGTTCAACCAAGCAGAGGACAACCTGGGCCTCATTGCTATATGTTTATAAATGGTGGAAAATTAAAGTCGCCTGCAACACTTTTTTTTGACTGAGCAGGAATTTTTTCGTGgcaatttttgcacctgtttcgtggaagaatccaccaatggtgaaatgcagaaattcaccgcaaatccatgactggtgaaaaatgtcgcttatcactatttatgAATTGAACTGCAATTTGGAACCCTATGGAGATTTAAAAAAGTACATCAAACACTGTTGAATACAATATGTTTCAGTTTCTATGTTCATACATCAAATCAGGATACTTTTCACTCTAAGATCATTATTTGTACCGTTCCGTCTAGTTTATAATATAGCAATCTACAATATATCAATCAAAATCCTCCAGTAAATGTAAGGGACAACTATCAATATAACCACTGGCATTAAGACAATAGTCCAATATCTAAAGAACCTTGGCATAGTGATGAAATGATTAATTGCTGGGCATATGCATTTACTCCAAAAGACTTAGAGATACAGTATgagctaaattaaatataatgcacttACAGTCAGGTCCGACAATTCTTATTGAGATAATTGGGCCATCAGTGATCACCAGTAAGGAAGTGTAGTTAGCTGATACCGAAAAGTTATCGGAATGACTGGCATTGTAGTATTTGTAGAAAAGTTTTTCTCTACTGTTAGCGGGTCTTGATAGCGTGAAGTCCAGATAATTAAATACCTTGGGGGTAATGTTAAAAATCAGGTTACAAAGACAGATAATAAACACTAAAACAGCTCAACTTAGATATAATAGGGTAATTATTAAGCTACATGAGGGCTGCAATCAGGATCcatacacatactgtatctgcATTGCTCAATTCAAATCCTTATCTTTAATGCTTACCGTTACATAACTTGtatttacatattatattatagacACTGTCTGCCTATTTTAagcaacattaaaataaaaactgttttctCATTGACATCTCAGACATCATTACTTGCCCCTTGCCTGCCACATCAACCTTGATGCCCATTCCAGCCATCTGCTATTTCCTCAATGTTCCTGCGCTTgaggtctgaccaaatccgctggagcaggcggaggtccatatCCAGGTCGAAGCCCCTGCGCAACCCCTCTATTATGttgcgcaggatagccctcttcctctcatggacccctatgggccccagcaGCAGCCTGTCATATTGTGAGCGCAGGAAACACTgaataatatagcgcctctcccccggtagcagctcagaaaccccagACATAATGCTCCTCTCTGtctgactgcaggctcaatgacacaaaatggctgcaagccgcacatgtcacaagattacagagtcgctacaaaatgtccgcaagtcacgagattacaaagtcacgacaaatgagtcgccaaaatatacctagtaatgtagttatggcgactaaatatttaccgctatagtactgcatattatggcaactaaatatttaccgctatagtattgcatattatggcgactaaatatttaccgctatagtactgcatattatggtgactaaatatttaccgctatagtactgcatattatggcgactaaatatttaccgctacagtactgcatattatggcgactaaatatttaccactatagtactgcatattatggcgactaaatatttaccgctatagtagcgaaattacatacatgccaagactttagtaaaaatTCGTAAAagaacacatacttgaataaataacactgctaagtccatattttattgccaaaaactcattaactgtacttttctataattatcgcctgcctgaagtaggtgttaattttcgcatagaccaatgcgatatttagcgcgcctaagtgtttgtgaatcatgcgtattcatttctgtgcgaaaattaacgcacgcgttaaaactaacgcatgcggtagcgcgaaatttaatgcacgcgatacacgacttaacacacgcggtaatactgttgtgaatcgcgcgctaattgtcgtaACTTATTTAACGAAGAAAAacgtgcaataaaatttatcgcactttagtgaatcaaccccaatggcactctgcagctccaacctggcccaaggaaagtcacgatactgaagcttgaatgaattacgaaacttttgtactcgttgcggcaaatacgattttgttgcacaaattgttgtaaAAAatcgtgcaaattaacgaaaatattgtagaaaatacgcaaaagttctaaactttagaataaatatacattttttgtaattggacctgtcgtactttaatgaatgtgcccctaaatgtcactgtactgcactgctcaaccacacTTTACTCAGATGATgtaggactacaaatcccagcatacttaacatactttaacatattatcaaggttaaGCCATGCTAAGAGCTGTTGTCCAGCAACATGAGGGTTTTATTTGTAAAGAAATATTACTCACTTAAACTTTCCCCAGCTCTTCAGAGCCcgtggctgcattaaaatgcaaaataatcctccaataagaCTCCAACCTGATCTATGAAATAATGGCTCCATAACTGCAAACAATGAATTCACATTTAATTCTGTATCTAAAGTAGGCCATAGGAGCTGAGAAATAGAATTGCAGTGCGTGTGTATACTGTATGAAGCCTCTGTTCTACAGTTGGCTACCTTATTCTGAAGGGAAGTGTTTGTACATACAGAGCTCCCACAGGGGCTATACTCACCTTGCCCAGATCTGAGAGGCCAACTTGAAAGACATGTCCAGAACTCATAGAAGCAATATCCCTGTAAATAAGGAAGTCTGGGTCATTTGAACTGGAGCAAAGCCCTGTAATCAAAAAGACAacctgggggaaaaaaataaagaatacattaGAAAGTAAATCGTCACAGTTCATCTTTATTCTTAGTTCTGAACAATATAAAATCTTTTCAACATAGTTTTAATTTAAATATGGATATCATATTAACTGACACTACAAACTGCTAGTCCAACAGGAATCAGAGAAAACAATGAAATGTACCTTAATTTCAATCCagatttgtgttttctttttttttttttttactatgctgTGTTATGGCCCATTATACTTTCAACAAACCCCAGCTCCTTTCCagctgtgtatataaatatgggTGACTTTCAAAAAATTAGGAGGGCTGACAGTTCTGGAACTGCCCAGCTCTGAATAAAAGAGAAATATTGGCAATAGGGAAATCTCTGGATAAAAATATCCCTTCAATGGATCACttgtagaaaaataaatatttctataaaaaaaaacaacatgcacAATATAATAACAAAACCTTGTACTGTACCTGTGACTGTTTGGTATTTATAAGTGAACGTATGCTGTTCAGAAGGGGAATATCATTGTAATCTTTAGCAGATGCATCTGTGAGCACTAGAATGAAAGATCTGGGTGGGGAATACTCTAAAGCCACTTTGAGTCCATTCATTGCCAATTCTGGGCAGTCGCCTCCACCATAGGCATTGAGACTattgaaaaatgatttaaactcATCCTTTGAATATGTCACCCTTATTTGTCCAAATGCTGCAAAACAGAAAGTAAAGCAAGTTATTTCGTGGAAATAGGGAAACATTgctttatgggtaaaaaaatgtcAATTTCCATATGAAATTGAACATATGATCTGCTACTCAGcagtctagggggctgatttactaatccacaaacggtccgaagtcgtccgaatgcgtttttttcgtaatgatccgtattttgcgattttttcgtaaattgtcgcaactttttcgtagccgtttggattcattcaagcttcagtatcgtgacttttcttgggccaggttggaactgcagagtgccattgagtcctatgggaggcttccaaaatcatgctaagtctgaaagttttgcccgcagtttacgagcgctcaatacgaaaaagtcgcgacaagatacgagcaatgtcgtaatggttatgaaaaagtcgcgacaacttacgaaaaagtcgtaacggcgacgaaaaaaatcgcaaaaatcggcgacgaaaaaatcgcttATTTCTAATTCTTCCCAAATATCCCCCAAAATCCTGTGTGCTTGGCATCCCATTTGTCCTCCTGTATACACTTCTGGGACCAGGGATAGAAATTCTAAATTCTACAGTCCTGTTGGCCCCTCTGGTCCTGACACTCATGATCATACATTGGAACAAAGCAGTAACCAGGTCCTGTAGTTCATTGATTTATCTAGTGTAGCTACCACTTGTTAGGAATTACCACTTGTTAGAAATTGGCTAAATGAGTGTTGGGTTGGCAGAGGGGGCAAATTAATTAATACAGTAAAAGTGAAAAGTGATGTTAAGTCATTGTATATTAGAATTCCCTCAGATGTTTGCccctgctatataaatacattaccTTGAAACCCATACAGTTCTTTACACTACACTGAAATTTGTTATGTTATGGTAAAAATATTAAGCAGGTTAAGTAACCGGTTATTGGACAAGCATAGAATTCCCCTTTCTATAATGATATGCAGAATAACTGGAAATATAAATAGTCTGAAATAAAGAAAGATCTTACTTGGGTCATTGAACTCAACCATTGTATACTGCCGCACTCCATACTTGAATTTTGCTGTTATGCTGTCAAGAAGCCAATTATTCACCAATTTTAACTGCTGGAGGTCATCAAACATTGACCCTGTAGTGTCCACTAAATAGGTCAGGGATGATGATGATGTTGTGTTGATGATGTATTGTGCTGTGGCAAATAATGATGTGTTTGATGGTGAGACTGAAAGACAATAATAGAGACTTATCTTGTTAGTAATTAATAGAA
The genomic region above belongs to Xenopus tropicalis strain Nigerian chromosome 9, UCB_Xtro_10.0, whole genome shotgun sequence and contains:
- the LOC116407812 gene encoding uromodulin-like gives rise to the protein MYDHECQDQRGQQDSFGQIRVTYSKDEFKSFFNSLNAYGGGDCPELAMNGLKVALEYSPPRSFILVLTDASAKDYNDIPLLNSIRSLINTKQSQVVFLITGLCSSSNDPDFLIYRDIASMSSGHVFQVGLSDLGKVFNYLDFTLSRPANSREKLFYKYYNASHSDNFSVSANYTSLLVITDGPIISIRIVGPDFFNTSLTGNCSDCHPNATCEVYLGRLQCTCKDGFIGDGFSCSDVDECAYSWLNSCSYGYCVNTIGSYDCLCPVGYTKGAGRTCVDINECSSPDLNKCHPLAVCVNYVGTYTCQCPPGVTGNGFYCGIDQCARGVCGSSMECSMTSSSYSCSDPCVNHTVLNEPWRSTANAQYVNILCDYDKMGWYRFVGSGGIRMPESCVPELRCSTHAPMWLNGSHPAPTDGIVTRTACAHWTGDCCRWSSTIQIKACPGGYHVYKLNRTPGCYLTYCTVPLMKLARALMMRNADLCLDRMGVTAREIGLYPQCPNDCELQVGIDLSICKFGKSGASFGGIDVVGSNYISVELAGASGVPVGTTAKESL